Proteins encoded together in one Pseudomonas sp. ADAK13 window:
- the recB gene encoding exodeoxyribonuclease V subunit beta: MSSTKPLALAFPLKGSQLIEASAGTGKTFTISALYLRLVLGHGGDEAGFGRELLPPQILVVTFTDAATKELRERIRIRLAEAARFFREEIEEPDALIAELRDQYGPEQWPGCANRLDIAAQWMDEAAVSTIHSWCQRMLREHAFDSGSLFTQTLETDHSDLLGEVLRDYWRLFCYPMHDDALNWVRNNWGGPAALMPRVRALFGSERPTDEARNPAELINECLQERRQALVALKAPWQQWAEELRTICLQAVAAKAVDGRKMQARYFEPWFEKISAWAADESLEQLDIGTGFTRLTPDGMAEAWKGEPPHHPGIDAMAGLKASLDALPTPDAAVLQHAAGWVGKRFEEEKRRRAEMGFDDMLIRLNAALQADGGERLASVIREQFPVALIDEFQDTDPVQYSIFDSIYRIEENHLDSGLFLIGDPKQAIYAFRGADIYTYLRARQSTTGRHHTLGTNFRSSHAMVEAVNHVFQRAEKGRGAFLFREPDGTNPVPFQSVLSQGRKEQLQVNGQTLPALNLWHLPTDQPISGVLYRQQLAGSCASQIVALLNGGQQGTAGFLSKDGSLKGVLPSDIAILVRDGKEAQAVRGELAARGVRSVYLSDKDSVFAAQEAHDLLAWLKACAEPDVERPLRAALACVTLNLSLPELERLNQDELAWEKRVMQFRDYRTIWRTQGVLPMLRRLLHDFKLPQTLITRSDGERVLTNLLHLCELLQQAAAELDGEQALIRHLAEHLAFSGQAGEEQILRLESDEQLVKVVTIHKSKGLEYDLVFLPFICSAKPVDGSRLPLHYHDANGKSQVSLRPTAELIAQADDERLAEDLRLFYVALTRAKHACWLGIADLKRGNNNSSVLHLSALGYLLGGGASLGESAGLARWLFDLQEGCPALHYAEMPEAEAVVFHPPRNEATLLAPLMPKRKAAENWWIASYSALRIGESMSATSLEAPESPQAQKLFDDERLDPDAPREVPASGGDIHRFPRGPNPGTFLHGLLEWAGGEGFNVTPNAIEDAVARRCNRRGWEGWIGTLSGWLGHLLQARLPVGNGQMALSELQQYQIEMEFWFASHKVDVLALDKLVCQHTHNGVSRVAAEPVLLNGMFKGFIDLTFEHEGRYYVADYKSNWLGPDDSAYTQQAMELSILDHRYDLQYVLYLLALHRQLKARLPDYDYDRHVGGALYLFLRGTHSASQGAYFTRPPRELIESLDLLFQGKPLPPKAEPAWEQGVLL; encoded by the coding sequence ATGAGCAGCACAAAACCCCTGGCCCTGGCGTTCCCGCTCAAGGGCAGTCAACTGATTGAAGCGAGTGCCGGCACAGGCAAGACGTTCACTATCTCGGCGCTTTATCTGCGCCTGGTACTCGGCCATGGCGGTGACGAAGCGGGCTTCGGCCGCGAGTTGCTGCCGCCGCAAATCCTTGTGGTGACGTTCACCGACGCGGCCACCAAAGAGCTGCGTGAACGTATCCGTATCCGCCTGGCTGAAGCCGCGCGTTTTTTCCGCGAAGAAATCGAAGAACCCGACGCACTGATCGCCGAACTGCGCGACCAATATGGCCCCGAGCAATGGCCAGGTTGCGCCAATCGCCTGGACATCGCCGCCCAATGGATGGACGAGGCCGCCGTTTCGACCATCCACAGCTGGTGCCAGCGCATGCTGCGCGAACACGCGTTCGACAGCGGCAGTTTGTTCACCCAAACCCTGGAAACCGACCACAGCGACCTGCTCGGCGAAGTGCTGCGCGACTACTGGCGGCTGTTCTGCTACCCGATGCACGACGATGCGTTGAATTGGGTGCGCAACAATTGGGGCGGCCCGGCAGCCCTGATGCCACGGGTGCGCGCGCTGTTCGGCAGCGAGCGGCCCACGGATGAAGCTCGTAACCCCGCTGAGCTGATCAACGAATGCCTACAGGAACGCCGCCAAGCCCTTGTCGCGCTCAAGGCTCCCTGGCAACAATGGGCAGAAGAGTTGCGCACTATTTGCCTGCAAGCCGTCGCGGCTAAAGCCGTCGATGGCCGCAAGATGCAAGCCCGTTACTTCGAGCCCTGGTTCGAAAAAATCAGCGCCTGGGCCGCTGACGAATCACTCGAACAACTGGACATCGGCACCGGCTTCACCCGCCTGACGCCCGACGGCATGGCCGAAGCCTGGAAAGGCGAGCCGCCGCACCACCCCGGTATCGACGCGATGGCCGGTCTCAAGGCCAGCCTCGACGCCTTGCCCACTCCCGATGCTGCCGTACTGCAACACGCCGCCGGCTGGGTGGGAAAACGCTTCGAAGAAGAAAAACGCCGACGCGCCGAAATGGGTTTCGACGACATGTTGATCCGCCTCAACGCTGCGCTCCAGGCCGACGGCGGCGAGCGTCTGGCGAGCGTGATCCGCGAGCAATTCCCGGTCGCCTTGATCGACGAATTCCAGGACACCGACCCGGTGCAATACAGCATCTTCGACAGCATCTACCGCATCGAAGAAAACCACCTCGACAGCGGCCTGTTCCTGATCGGCGATCCGAAGCAGGCGATCTACGCGTTCCGTGGCGCCGACATCTACACCTACCTGCGTGCACGGCAATCCACTACCGGCCGCCATCACACCCTGGGCACCAACTTCCGTTCGAGCCACGCCATGGTCGAGGCGGTAAACCATGTGTTCCAGCGCGCAGAAAAAGGCCGTGGCGCATTCCTGTTCCGTGAACCGGACGGGACGAATCCGGTGCCGTTCCAGTCAGTATTGTCCCAGGGCCGCAAGGAACAACTGCAGGTCAACGGTCAGACGTTGCCCGCGCTGAACCTCTGGCACCTGCCCACCGACCAGCCCATATCCGGCGTGCTCTACCGCCAACAGCTGGCCGGTTCCTGCGCCAGTCAAATCGTTGCATTGCTCAATGGCGGACAGCAGGGGACTGCCGGATTCCTGAGCAAAGACGGTAGCCTCAAAGGCGTGCTGCCGTCAGACATCGCCATCCTCGTGCGTGACGGCAAGGAAGCCCAAGCCGTGCGCGGTGAACTGGCGGCCCGTGGTGTGCGCAGCGTGTACCTGTCGGATAAAGACTCGGTGTTCGCCGCCCAGGAAGCCCACGACCTGCTGGCCTGGCTCAAGGCCTGCGCCGAGCCGGACGTCGAGCGCCCGCTGCGCGCCGCCCTGGCTTGCGTCACCTTGAACCTGTCGCTGCCGGAACTGGAGCGTCTGAACCAGGACGAACTGGCGTGGGAAAAGCGCGTAATGCAGTTCCGCGACTACCGCACGATCTGGCGCACCCAAGGCGTGCTGCCGATGCTGCGGCGCCTGCTGCACGACTTCAAATTGCCGCAAACCCTGATCACCCGCAGCGATGGCGAACGGGTACTGACCAACCTGCTGCACCTCTGCGAATTGCTGCAACAGGCGGCCGCGGAACTGGACGGTGAACAGGCACTGATTCGCCACCTGGCCGAACATCTTGCGTTCTCCGGGCAGGCCGGTGAAGAGCAGATACTGCGCCTGGAAAGCGATGAGCAATTGGTCAAGGTGGTGACGATCCACAAGTCCAAGGGCCTGGAATACGACCTGGTCTTCCTGCCGTTTATCTGCTCGGCAAAACCGGTGGATGGCAGCCGCTTGCCGTTGCATTACCACGACGCAAACGGTAAATCCCAGGTCAGCCTCAGGCCCACCGCCGAGCTGATCGCCCAAGCCGACGACGAGCGCCTGGCCGAAGACCTGCGCCTGTTCTACGTGGCGCTGACCCGCGCCAAACACGCTTGCTGGCTAGGCATCGCCGACCTGAAGCGCGGCAATAACAACAGCTCGGTGTTGCACCTGTCGGCCCTGGGCTACTTGCTTGGCGGCGGTGCTTCACTGGGCGAATCCGCTGGCTTGGCGCGCTGGCTGTTCGACTTGCAGGAAGGTTGCCCGGCACTGCATTACGCAGAAATGCCCGAAGCCGAAGCGGTGGTATTCCACCCGCCGCGCAACGAAGCCACCTTGCTTGCGCCCCTGATGCCCAAACGCAAGGCGGCAGAAAACTGGTGGATCGCGTCCTACAGCGCCCTGCGTATCGGTGAAAGCATGAGCGCGACCAGTCTCGAAGCGCCGGAAAGCCCACAAGCGCAGAAGCTGTTTGACGACGAGCGCCTCGACCCGGATGCACCGCGTGAAGTGCCGGCTTCCGGTGGTGATATTCACCGTTTCCCACGCGGACCGAACCCCGGCACCTTCCTCCATGGCCTGCTGGAGTGGGCGGGCGGTGAAGGCTTCAATGTCACCCCGAATGCCATCGAAGATGCGGTCGCTCGCCGCTGCAACCGACGCGGTTGGGAAGGCTGGATCGGCACGCTGTCCGGTTGGCTTGGGCACCTGTTGCAGGCGCGGCTGCCCGTGGGCAACGGGCAGATGGCCCTCAGCGAATTGCAGCAGTACCAGATCGAAATGGAGTTCTGGTTCGCCAGCCACAAGGTCGATGTCCTCGCGCTCGACAAACTGGTGTGCCAGCACACGCACAATGGCGTGTCGCGGGTGGCCGCCGAGCCGGTGCTGCTCAACGGCATGTTCAAAGGCTTTATCGACCTGACGTTCGAACACGAGGGCCGCTACTACGTGGCCGACTACAAATCCAACTGGCTCGGCCCCGATGATTCGGCCTACACACAACAGGCCATGGAACTGTCGATCCTCGATCATCGTTACGACCTGCAATACGTGCTTTACCTGCTGGCCTTGCACCGTCAGCTCAAGGCGCGACTGCCGGACTACGACTACGACCGCCACGTCGGCGGCGCGTTGTACCTGTTCCTGCGCGGCACCCATTCCGCGAGCCAGGGCGCGTATTTCACCCGGCCGCCCCGGGAACTGATCGAAAGCCTGGACCTGCTGTTCCAGGGCAAACCGCTACCACCCAAGGCCGAGCCCGCCTGGGAACAAGGAGTGCTGCTATGA
- the recD gene encoding exodeoxyribonuclease V subunit alpha, protein MSLSPLPLEELTPLSRAADLVQLLDLWVQRGWLRALDKAFVGFLHELDPQADPLVLLAAALTSHQLGHGHVCLDLFETLKAPDFALSLPPEGDAHTGAMLLPSQLLDGLDGAHWCHALAASRLVALAVDGSEDAQSRPLVLSGKRLYLRRYWTYERRIDTALRLRLATRESVADDLPERLNRLFDQAPPDGVVDWQKLACALATRGAFSIVTGGPGTGKTTTVVRLLALLQAPAVEAGSALRIRLAAPTGKAAARLTESISQQVLSLKVPDAVKDKIPTQVTTVHRLLGSRPGTRHFRHHIGNPLPLDVLVVDEASMIDLEMMANLLDALPPHARLVLLGDKDQLASVEAGAVLGDLCRDAEAGFYSPQTREWLQQVSGEDLGASGLQEDLDGSHPLAQQVVMLRYSRRFGEGSGIGQLARWVNQQNAEQARKLLAARSHADLFCVSLKGEHDHALERLVLDGHGDGAHGYRYYLKLLQTARPSLDTPRDDEAWTVWAQKLLKAFDAFQLLCAVRKGPWGVEGLNQRITAALLRARLIDSDQQWYEGRPVLMTRNDYGLGLMNGDIGIALKLPESDGGPQVLRVAFPRNDGQGGVRFVLPSRLNDVETVYAMTVHKSQGSEFTHTALILPDALNPVLTKELIYTGITRAKDWFSLIEPRGGVFEEAVRRKVKRLSGLMLELGT, encoded by the coding sequence ATGAGCCTGTCGCCGTTACCGCTAGAGGAACTTACGCCTCTGAGCCGCGCCGCCGACCTGGTGCAATTGCTCGACCTCTGGGTGCAGCGCGGCTGGCTGCGGGCGCTGGACAAGGCGTTTGTCGGCTTCCTCCACGAACTCGATCCGCAGGCCGATCCCTTGGTGTTGCTGGCCGCTGCCCTGACCAGCCACCAACTCGGTCACGGCCATGTGTGTCTTGACCTGTTCGAAACCCTCAAGGCTCCGGATTTCGCCTTGTCGCTGCCGCCCGAAGGCGATGCACACACCGGAGCCATGCTGCTGCCCTCGCAGTTGCTCGATGGCCTGGACGGCGCCCACTGGTGCCACGCCCTGGCCGCCAGCCGCCTGGTGGCACTGGCCGTCGATGGCAGCGAAGACGCGCAAAGCCGGCCACTGGTGCTGTCGGGCAAACGCCTGTACTTGCGCCGTTACTGGACTTACGAACGGCGCATCGATACCGCACTGCGTCTGCGACTCGCCACCCGCGAAAGCGTCGCCGATGATCTGCCCGAACGCCTGAATCGCCTGTTCGACCAGGCCCCGCCGGACGGTGTTGTCGACTGGCAGAAACTCGCCTGCGCCTTGGCGACGCGCGGTGCATTCAGCATCGTCACTGGCGGCCCGGGCACCGGCAAGACCACTACGGTGGTGCGCTTGCTCGCGCTGTTGCAGGCGCCAGCGGTGGAAGCGGGCAGCGCATTGCGCATTCGTCTGGCCGCGCCCACTGGCAAGGCGGCCGCGCGCCTGACCGAGTCCATCAGCCAGCAAGTGCTGTCGCTGAAAGTGCCTGACGCGGTGAAGGACAAGATCCCGACCCAAGTCACCACTGTTCACCGCTTGCTCGGCAGTCGCCCTGGTACCCGACATTTCCGGCACCACATCGGTAATCCGTTGCCCCTGGATGTACTGGTAGTGGACGAAGCCTCAATGATCGACCTGGAAATGATGGCCAACCTGCTGGACGCCTTGCCGCCCCATGCCCGTTTGGTGCTGCTGGGGGACAAGGACCAATTGGCCTCGGTCGAAGCCGGGGCGGTGCTGGGGGATTTGTGCCGCGACGCCGAAGCCGGTTTCTACAGCCCGCAAACCCGCGAGTGGCTGCAACAGGTCAGCGGCGAAGACCTAGGCGCCAGCGGCCTGCAGGAAGACCTCGACGGTAGCCATCCCTTGGCGCAACAAGTAGTGATGCTGCGGTACTCGCGACGGTTTGGCGAAGGCAGCGGCATTGGCCAACTGGCCCGCTGGGTCAACCAGCAAAACGCCGAGCAGGCCCGCAAACTGCTGGCGGCCCGCAGCCACGCCGACCTGTTTTGCGTCAGCCTCAAGGGCGAACACGACCATGCCCTGGAGCGCCTGGTGCTGGACGGTCACGGCGACGGTGCCCACGGTTATCGCTATTACCTGAAGCTGCTGCAGACCGCGCGCCCGTCCCTCGACACGCCCCGCGACGACGAAGCCTGGACCGTCTGGGCGCAAAAGCTGCTGAAAGCCTTTGATGCGTTCCAGTTGCTCTGCGCCGTACGCAAGGGCCCGTGGGGTGTCGAAGGCTTAAACCAGCGCATCACCGCCGCGCTGCTCAGGGCCCGGCTGATCGACAGCGACCAGCAGTGGTACGAAGGCCGCCCGGTGTTGATGACCCGCAACGACTACGGCCTGGGCCTGATGAACGGCGATATCGGGATTGCCCTGAAACTGCCGGAAAGCGACGGCGGGCCGCAGGTACTGCGCGTGGCATTCCCGCGCAACGATGGCCAGGGCGGTGTGCGCTTTGTGCTGCCCAGCCGGCTCAACGATGTGGAAACCGTGTACGCGATGACGGTACACAAGTCCCAGGGTTCGGAGTTCACCCACACAGCACTGATCCTGCCGGACGCCCTGAACCCGGTGCTGACCAAAGAGCTGATCTACACCGGCATCACCCGCGCCAAGGATTGGTTCAGCCTGATCGAGCCCCGGGGCGGGGTGTTTGAAGAGGCGGTGCGTCGCAAGGTGAAGCGCTTGAGTGGGCTGATGCTGGAGCTGGGCACTTGA
- a CDS encoding YfiR family protein, with translation MNVAVSPTERSLSWRRMLLLALLWVCTPLAFAQPPAGIADQRAKSVTQVVLGILSYARWPVEPAQLRLCIVGPTQYTDDLVKGTTQATGRPVVVQRLLADHPDIANACDAVYIGQLTSDERSRLFASLIGHPVLSISEGGDQCTVGSLFCLRVADEQVSFEVNLDSVARSGVRIHPSVLQLSRRRASGS, from the coding sequence ATGAACGTGGCTGTCTCGCCCACAGAGCGAAGTTTGAGCTGGAGACGAATGCTGCTGTTGGCGCTTCTGTGGGTATGCACGCCTCTCGCTTTTGCCCAGCCGCCTGCCGGCATCGCCGATCAACGGGCCAAGTCGGTCACTCAGGTCGTCCTGGGTATTCTCAGTTATGCCCGTTGGCCGGTAGAGCCCGCGCAATTGCGCCTGTGCATCGTCGGGCCGACCCAATACACCGATGACCTGGTCAAAGGCACGACTCAGGCCACCGGCCGTCCGGTGGTGGTGCAACGGTTGCTGGCCGACCACCCGGACATCGCCAATGCCTGTGACGCCGTGTACATCGGCCAATTGACCAGCGACGAGCGCAGCCGCCTGTTCGCGTCACTGATCGGCCATCCGGTGCTCAGCATCAGCGAAGGCGGCGACCAATGCACCGTGGGCAGCCTGTTCTGTTTGCGGGTGGCCGATGAACAGGTGTCGTTCGAGGTTAACCTCGACTCTGTTGCCCGCAGCGGTGTGCGCATTCATCCGAGCGTACTGCAACTGTCCCGCCGTCGAGCGTCAGGGTCATGA
- a CDS encoding diguanylate cyclase domain-containing protein produces the protein MRFGKAPVRPTLRSVIGRGHLSLALMAVSMASISLTLLGVLALRVYADHNLHLIARSINYTVEAAVVFNDSAAATEALAVIASEEEVAEAEVFNIEGKQLAHWERPETGMLSMIELHLAHALLEQPISQPILHQGQVIGSVHLTGHGGSLLRFLLSGLAGILVCTALSAWVALFLARRLLRGITGPLHSLASVAHAARSERAFDRRVPPAQIAELDSLGNDFNALLDEMEAWQTHLQSENETLAHQASHDSLTGLPNRAFFEGRLIRALRSAAKLNEKVAVLFLDSDRFKDINDNFGHAAGDAVLVAVAARVRAQLREDDLVARLGGDEFAILLSPLHKLEDAQRIADKIIASMDAPIPLPGDTQVLTSLSIGIAVYPDHGATPGTLLNAADAAMYQAKRLSQGGQQTAESESLAVNIQHRS, from the coding sequence ATGAGGTTCGGTAAAGCGCCGGTGCGCCCAACCTTGCGTTCGGTGATTGGTCGCGGGCACCTGAGCCTGGCACTGATGGCGGTCAGCATGGCCAGTATCTCCCTGACGCTGCTTGGCGTGCTGGCGCTGCGGGTGTATGCCGACCACAACCTGCACCTGATCGCCCGTTCCATCAACTACACCGTGGAAGCGGCCGTGGTGTTCAACGACAGTGCCGCGGCGACTGAAGCCTTGGCCGTGATTGCCTCGGAGGAAGAAGTGGCCGAGGCAGAAGTCTTCAACATTGAAGGCAAGCAGTTGGCGCATTGGGAGCGCCCGGAAACCGGGATGCTGTCCATGATTGAGCTGCACCTGGCACACGCCCTGCTTGAACAACCCATCAGCCAACCGATTTTGCACCAGGGCCAGGTCATCGGCAGCGTGCACCTGACCGGCCATGGCGGCAGCCTGTTGCGTTTTCTGCTCAGCGGGCTGGCCGGGATCCTGGTGTGCACCGCACTCAGCGCCTGGGTCGCGTTGTTCCTGGCGCGACGGCTGTTGCGCGGCATCACCGGGCCATTGCACAGCCTGGCCTCGGTGGCCCACGCCGCCCGCAGCGAGCGGGCGTTTGACCGGCGCGTGCCACCGGCGCAAATCGCCGAGCTCGACAGCCTGGGCAATGACTTCAACGCCTTGCTCGATGAGATGGAAGCCTGGCAAACCCACCTGCAAAGTGAAAACGAAACCCTCGCCCACCAGGCCAGCCACGACAGCCTGACCGGGTTGCCCAACCGGGCGTTCTTCGAAGGACGATTGATCCGGGCCCTGCGCAGCGCCGCCAAACTCAACGAGAAAGTGGCGGTGCTGTTCCTCGACAGCGACCGCTTCAAAGACATCAACGACAACTTCGGGCACGCCGCCGGCGACGCGGTATTAGTGGCGGTGGCGGCGCGCGTGCGTGCGCAGTTGCGCGAAGACGATCTGGTGGCCCGCTTGGGGGGCGATGAATTTGCGATCCTGCTGTCGCCCCTGCACAAGCTGGAGGACGCCCAGCGCATCGCCGACAAAATCATCGCCAGCATGGATGCACCGATTCCTCTGCCCGGCGACACCCAGGTATTGACCTCACTCAGTATCGGCATCGCCGTCTACCCTGATCATGGTGCCACCCCGGGCACCCTGCTCAATGCCGCCGACGCGGCGATGTACCAGGCCAAACGGCTTTCCCAAGGTGGCCAGCAAACGGCGGAGTCGGAGTCCCTCGCCGTCAACATTCAACACAGGAGTTGA
- a CDS encoding OmpA family protein, translated as MFSTARVLFITLLVALLALTGCQTPPPKGLTPAQIAVLKQQGFELTDEGWAFGLSGKVLFGSDVESLNGPSTEIVQRIGKALLGVGIERVRVDGHTDASGKETYNQQLSLRRAKSVAKVLTSIGMKEENVQLRGLGSSEPVASNATAAGRTENRRVSIVVIAD; from the coding sequence TTGTTTTCGACCGCACGCGTTTTGTTTATCACCTTGCTCGTGGCCTTGCTCGCCCTGACGGGCTGCCAGACCCCGCCGCCCAAAGGCCTGACGCCCGCGCAAATTGCCGTGCTCAAGCAACAGGGTTTTGAACTGACAGACGAGGGCTGGGCCTTCGGCCTGTCGGGCAAGGTGCTGTTTGGCAGCGACGTCGAAAGCCTGAATGGGCCCAGCACCGAGATCGTCCAGCGCATCGGCAAGGCGCTGCTGGGCGTGGGCATTGAGCGGGTGCGGGTCGACGGCCACACCGACGCCTCGGGCAAGGAAACCTACAACCAGCAACTGTCCCTGCGCCGGGCAAAAAGCGTGGCCAAGGTGCTGACCAGCATCGGGATGAAAGAAGAAAACGTACAGCTGCGCGGGCTGGGCAGCAGCGAGCCGGTGGCCTCCAACGCGACAGCGGCGGGGCGCACCGAGAATCGCCGGGTGTCGATTGTGGTGATTGCCGACTAA
- a CDS encoding LysR family transcriptional regulator, producing MQKNITSLGSLNWDDLKFFLEVARTRKASVAAKRLAVDYTTVSRRISSLEGSLGTLLFEKSRTNGFVLTTEGQRLLGYAESIESTLHMACEQVSGSGVALSGHVRMGCTEGFGSFFVTPQLSHFVDTYPAISVDILPLPHFISLSKREADIVIALERPEHGPYVCCKLCDYKLQLYATQEYLDQHPPIRRAADLAEHPFISYVDDLAFSSELLYLANVVPGASASLRSTSVIAQYVAAQQGRSLAILPCFLAAQDPRLLPVLGKEINITRQFWMYCREDLRKLKRITLLWDYIREVTEQNQPLLMGETRDMRFAD from the coding sequence ATGCAAAAAAACATCACGTCGTTAGGCTCCCTGAACTGGGATGACCTGAAGTTTTTCCTCGAAGTTGCCCGCACCCGCAAGGCCAGCGTCGCCGCCAAGCGCCTGGCGGTGGACTACACCACCGTGTCGCGGCGCATCAGTTCGCTTGAAGGATCGTTGGGCACCCTGCTGTTTGAAAAGTCCCGGACCAACGGCTTCGTTCTGACCACCGAAGGCCAGCGTTTGCTGGGTTACGCCGAGTCCATCGAAAGCACCTTGCACATGGCCTGCGAACAGGTCTCGGGCTCTGGCGTGGCGCTGTCCGGCCACGTGCGCATGGGCTGCACCGAAGGGTTCGGCAGTTTCTTCGTCACCCCGCAACTGAGCCACTTTGTCGACACCTACCCGGCGATCTCGGTGGATATCCTGCCCCTGCCCCACTTCATCAGCCTGTCCAAGCGCGAGGCGGATATCGTCATCGCCCTGGAGCGCCCGGAACACGGGCCGTACGTGTGCTGCAAGTTGTGCGATTACAAGCTGCAGCTTTACGCGACCCAGGAGTATCTGGACCAGCACCCGCCCATCCGCCGGGCAGCGGACTTGGCCGAACATCCGTTTATCAGTTACGTGGACGACCTGGCGTTCAGTTCAGAGCTGCTGTACCTGGCCAACGTGGTGCCCGGCGCCAGCGCCAGCTTGCGCAGTACCAGCGTGATCGCGCAGTACGTAGCCGCACAGCAAGGAAGGTCGTTGGCGATTCTGCCGTGCTTTTTGGCGGCGCAGGACCCGCGATTGCTGCCGGTGCTGGGCAAGGAGATCAACATTACGCGGCAGTTCTGGATGTACTGCCGCGAGGACCTGAGGAAGTTGAAACGGATCACCCTGCTGTGGGACTACATCCGCGAGGTGACGGAGCAGAATCAGCCGTTGTTGATGGGGGAAACCCGCGACATGAGGTTTGCGGATTAA
- a CDS encoding CoA-acylating methylmalonate-semialdehyde dehydrogenase, with amino-acid sequence MNASADISVQQVKLLINGEWVESKTTEWQDIVNPATQQVLARVPFSTPEEVNAAIDAAHRAFQTWKLTPIGARMRIMLKLQALIREHSKRIAVVLSAEQGKTIADAEGDIFRGLEVVEHACSIGTLQMGEFAENVAGGVDTYTLRQPIGVCAGITPFNFPAMIPLWMFPMAIACGNTFVLKPSEQDPLSTVLLVELALEAGVPAGVLNVVHGGKDVVDALCTHKDIKAVSFVGSTAVGTHVYDLAGKHGKRVQSMMGAKNHAVVLPDANREQTLNALVGAGFGAAGQRCMATSVVVLVGAAKQWLPDLKALAQKLKVNAGSEAGTDVGPVISKRAKARILDLIESGVKEGAKLELDGRGIKVPGFEDGNFVGPTLFSGVTTDMQIYTQEIFGPVLVVLEVDTLDQAIALVNANPFGNGTGLFTQSGAAARKFQSEIDVGQVGINIPIPVPVPFFSFTGSRGSKLGDLGPYGKQVVQFYTQTKTVTSRWFDDDSVNDGVNTTINLR; translated from the coding sequence ATGAACGCATCTGCCGATATTTCCGTGCAACAGGTCAAGCTGCTGATCAACGGCGAGTGGGTCGAATCCAAGACCACCGAATGGCAAGACATCGTCAACCCGGCCACCCAGCAAGTGTTGGCCCGCGTACCGTTTTCCACCCCCGAAGAAGTCAACGCGGCCATCGACGCCGCCCATCGCGCCTTCCAGACCTGGAAGCTGACGCCGATCGGTGCGCGCATGCGCATCATGCTCAAGCTGCAAGCCTTGATCCGCGAGCACTCCAAGCGCATCGCCGTAGTGCTCAGCGCCGAGCAGGGCAAGACCATTGCCGACGCTGAAGGCGACATTTTTCGTGGCCTGGAAGTGGTCGAGCACGCGTGCTCCATCGGCACTTTGCAGATGGGCGAATTCGCTGAAAACGTCGCCGGCGGCGTCGATACCTACACCCTGCGCCAGCCGATCGGCGTGTGCGCCGGCATCACCCCGTTCAACTTCCCGGCGATGATTCCGCTGTGGATGTTCCCGATGGCCATCGCCTGCGGTAACACCTTCGTACTCAAGCCGTCGGAACAGGACCCGCTGTCGACCGTGCTGCTGGTTGAGCTGGCGCTGGAAGCCGGCGTGCCAGCCGGTGTGTTGAACGTGGTTCACGGCGGCAAGGATGTGGTGGATGCGCTGTGCACCCACAAAGACATCAAGGCCGTGTCCTTCGTCGGTTCGACCGCTGTCGGTACCCACGTCTACGACCTGGCCGGCAAACACGGCAAGCGCGTGCAATCGATGATGGGCGCCAAGAACCACGCCGTGGTGCTGCCGGACGCCAACCGCGAACAAACTCTGAACGCCCTGGTAGGTGCCGGCTTCGGCGCGGCCGGCCAGCGTTGCATGGCGACTTCCGTGGTGGTGCTGGTGGGCGCGGCCAAGCAATGGCTGCCGGACCTCAAGGCCCTGGCGCAAAAACTCAAGGTGAACGCCGGCAGCGAAGCGGGCACCGATGTGGGGCCGGTGATCTCCAAGCGCGCCAAGGCACGCATCCTCGACCTGATCGAAAGCGGCGTGAAAGAAGGCGCCAAGCTGGAACTGGATGGCCGTGGCATCAAGGTGCCGGGTTTTGAAGACGGCAACTTCGTCGGCCCAACCCTGTTCTCCGGTGTGACCACCGACATGCAGATCTACACCCAGGAAATTTTCGGCCCTGTGCTGGTGGTGCTGGAAGTCGACACCCTCGACCAGGCCATCGCGCTGGTCAACGCCAACCCGTTCGGCAACGGCACCGGCCTGTTCACCCAGAGCGGTGCGGCGGCGCGTAAATTCCAGAGCGAAATCGATGTGGGCCAGGTCGGTATCAACATCCCGATCCCGGTACCGGTGCCGTTCTTCAGCTTCACCGGTTCACGCGGCTCGAAACTCGGCGACCTGGGCCCGTACGGCAAGCAAGTGGTGCAGTTCTACACCCAGACCAAAACCGTCACCAGCCGCTGGTTCGACGACGACAGCGTCAACGATGGCGTCAACACCACCATCAACTTGCGCTGA